Proteins encoded by one window of Rutidosis leptorrhynchoides isolate AG116_Rl617_1_P2 chromosome 7, CSIRO_AGI_Rlap_v1, whole genome shotgun sequence:
- the LOC139860144 gene encoding uncharacterized protein has product MLEAVASQDLQIWHGFFDMAGANNDINVLNYSPLFNSIKDGTTPPSPFDVNGHHYDRVYYLDDGIYPDWTMLVKEPHASTDEPRKKFKRFQESARKDIERAFGVLQGRFAMLKTPARSLDFKKIRRHMYACLVLHNIIQEYNGFVIGQREERMIKNNPPRLLERDLRDRDVRVKEIRDRQVHRKLEAD; this is encoded by the coding sequence ATGCTTGAAGCAGTCGCCTCTCAAGATTTGCAGATATGGCATGGATTCTTTGATATGGCAGGTGCAAACAACGACATTAACGTTTTAAATTATTCACCTTTGTTCAACAGTATAAAGGATGGCACTACTCCACCTTCACCATTTGATGTAAACGGGCATCACTACGATAGAGTGTATTACCTAGATGATGGTATATACCCTGATTGGACTATGTTGGTCAAAGAACCCCATGCTTCAACTGATGAACCGCGAAAAAAATTTAAACGGTTTCAAGAAAGTGCCAGAAAAGATATTGAGCGTGCATTTGGAGTATTACAGGGTAGATTTGCAATGTTAAAAACTCCGGCGAGATCTTTGGACTTCAAAAAAATTAGAAGACACATGTATGCTTGTCTCGTATTACATAACATAATTCAAGAATATAACGGTTTTGTTATTGGGCAGAGAGAAGAAAGAATGATAAAAAATAACCCACCACGACTGTTAGAAAGGGATTTGAGGGATCGAGATGTAAGGGTTAAGGAAATAAGAGATAGGCAAGTTCACAGAAAGTTAGAGGCAGATTGA